The following coding sequences lie in one Vitis vinifera cultivar Pinot Noir 40024 chromosome 19, ASM3070453v1 genomic window:
- the LOC100250242 gene encoding indole-3-acetic acid-amido synthetase GH3.6, with the protein MPEAPKKSFKATGHDYCLAEKNKKALQFIEDVTTNADQVQKRVLAEILTRNAHVEYLHRHGLGGHTDRDTFKKLMPVITYEDLQPDITRIANGDTSLILCSNPISEFLTSSGTSGGERKLMPTIEEELERRSLLYSLLMPVMSQSVQGLEKGKGMYFLFIKSEAKTPGGLVARPVLTSYYKSSHFRERPYDPYTNYTSPNETILCPDSYQSMYSQMLCGLVQNKEVLRVGAVFASGFIRAIRFLEKHWTLLCRDIRTGTIDQQITDPSVREAVMRVLKPDPKLADFVEGECRKESWQGIITRLWPNTKYVDVIVTGTMSQYIPTLDYYSNDLPLVCTMYASSECYFGVNLNPLCKPSEVSYTLIPTMAYFEFLPVHRNNGTNSISVPKSLNDKEQQDLVDLVDVKLGQEYELVVTTYAGLYRYRVGDVLRVAGFKNKAPQFNFVCRKNVVLSIDSDKTDEVELQAAVKNAVNHLMPFDATLTEYTSYADTTTIPGHYVLYWELSLRGSTPIPPSVFEDCCLTVEESLNSVYRQGRVSDKSIGPLEMKIVESGTFDKLMDYAISLGASINQYKTPRCVKFAPIIELLNSRVVSNYFSPKCPKWIPGHKQWCNKN; encoded by the exons ATGCCTGAAGCTCCAAAGAAGTCATTCAAAGCAACGGGGCACGACTACTGTCTGGCAGAGAAGAACAAGAAGGCTCTTCAGTTCATTGAAGATGTCACCACCAACGCTGATCAAGTCCAGAAGAGGGTGTTGGCTGAAATTCTCACCCGCAATGCCCACGTTGAGTACTTGCACCGCCACGGCCTCGGCGGCCACACTGACCGTGACACCTTCAAGAAACTCATGCCTGTCATCACCTACGAGGATTTGCAGCCTGATATCACCCGTATCGCCAATGGGGATACCTCTCTGATTCTGTGCTCCAACCCCATCTCCGAGTTCCTCACAAG CTCGGGGACTTCTGGCGGGGAGAGGAAGCTGATGCCAACCATAGAAGAAGAGCTGGAGAGGAGGTCATTGCTTTATAGTCTGCTCATGCCGGTGATGAGCCAGTCCGTTCAGGGACTCGAAAAGGGAAAAGGGATGTATTTTTTGTTCATTAAGTCTGAGGCCAAAACCCCAGGTGGGCTTGTGGCACGCCCGGTGCTCACAAGCTACTACAAAAGCTCCCATTTCAGGGAGAGGCCTTATGACCCTTACACCAACTACACTAGCCCAAACGAAACCATTCTCTGTCCAGACTCTTACCAGAGCATGTACTCCCAAATGCTCTGTGGCCTTGTCCAGAACAAGGAGGTCCTCCGGGTGGGCGCCGTGTTCGCCTCCGGCTTCATTCGGGCAATTCGCTTCCTGGAGAAGCACTGGACTCTTCTTTGCAGGGACATAAGGACTGGAACCATCGACCAACAAATCACCGACCCCTCCGTGAGGGAGGCGGTCATGAGGGTGCTTAAACCCGATCCCAAGCTTGCGGATTTCGTGGAGGGTGAATGTAGGAAGGAGTCATGGCAAGGGATCATCACAAGGCTGTGGCCTAATACCAAGTATGTGGATGTAATTGTGACTGGGACCATGTCACAGTACATTCCAACTCTTGATTACTATAGCAATGACCTCCCTTTAGTGTGCACCATGTATGCTTCTTCCGAGTGTTATTTTGGTGTCAACCTCAACCCTCTCTGCAAGCCAAGCGAAGTCTCCTACACCCTCATTCCCACTATGGCCTATTTCGAGTTCTTGCCCGTTCACAGAAACAATGGGACCAATTCCATCTCTGTCCCCAAATCCCTCAATGACAAGGAGCAACAAGACTTGGTCGATCTCGTCGATGTCAAGCTTGGGCAGGAGTATGAGCTGGTCGTCACCACTTATGCCG GGCTGTATAGGTATAGAGTAGGAGATGTGCTCCGTGTGGCCGGATTCAAGAACAAGGCACCCCAGTTCAACTTCGTATGCCGGAAGAATGTGGTGTTGAGCATCGATTCCGATAAGACGGATGAGGTTGAGCTGCAGGCGGCGGTGAAGAATGCGGTGAACCACCTGATGCCGTTCGACGCGACTCTCACCGAGTACACAAGCTATGCGGATACCACCACAATTCCAGGCCACTATGTCCTGTACTGGGAGCTGAGCCTGAGGGGGTCAACCCCAATTCCTCCATCTGTTTTCGAGGACTGCTGCCTGACTGTCGAAGAATCCCTCAACAGCGTGTACCGGCAAGGCAGGGTCTCAGACAAGTCGATTGGGCCACTGGAGATGAAGATTGTGGAGTCAGGGACATTCGACAAGCTGATGGACTATGCCATTAGCCTAGGGGCGTCCATAAACCAGTACAAGACCCCACGGTGTGTGAAATTTGCGCCCATCATTGAGCTATTGAACTCAAGGGTTGTGTCCAACTACTTCAGCCCCAAGTGCCCCAAATGGATTCCTGGACACAAGCAATGGTGCAACAAGAACTGA